The Natrinema sp. DC36 genome includes the window TGCGGCATCGGCAATTCAACATTGACCGAATTTTCTTGAATAAGATCAGAACCAGACGTATCGAGGTTACGTTCGACACGCTCCACCTCGAGATCGAACTGAGAAAGTTCGGTCAGACCGTCAAACATCTCGACGGCGAAAAGGAACTTTTCAGGCGATAGGTGCTTTGCAAAATTGATAAAGTTCGTTGCAAAGTATCCATGTTCGAAAAGTTCGTCGGCACGTTCCATTAGATCATCCATTTGTTTGTGTGTTTTGCAGTAATCTGAACCGTCTTCTACAAACGTAGATTCGGGCATTTGCGTACAGAAGCGGACTTCGCCGTAGCGTCGTTCGTAATCACGAACTGGTGCGCCACAGCGACCATCTGTCGGTTCCGTACTTCCCGTCTCTAACGAGAACTCCTTTTCATCGTCAGTCCGACCCCACGGTTCATCTCCACGCCAAAACGTTTCCCAGGACTCTGGGTAATCGTCGTGTGGAGGTTCTGGAGGTTCCATGAGTGAAGTGATACACCAAAACGGTGTGGTCGGGGTGGCGTTCCTACCTATAAAGGGCAGAAACGAACGAGCCACGTTCGGTCCCAGCGAAATGACTCGAACAGAACGAGAGAACCAATCGGTTCACACTCGTTCTACTTAAAGTGTAATCTCGTATCCCGCTTATAAAAGATCGATTTTTGATTCAATATGTTTGTGGCAACTTGGGCAGAGCGAAATCAGATTATGGAGACTATGAGACTCATCTTCATTATCAAAACACCTTCGTGGCGTTCTATGGTGTACATGCAATCCTCTACCATGTTCTTCCTTCGATTCCTCGTCAGTTTTTCTACACAATCTACACGTGTAATAATCCCGTTCGAGAACTTTTTCTCTCATACCGTTGGGAAATATTACACTACTCCACCCACCTTTCCAATTATGGTGGTTTTCACCACTCATCCATTCACTTTGCCACTCGTGAAGACAATCTCTCGAACAGAATGTTCTTTCATATCGCCCCACTTGACCCTCGTTAATCAAATGATCGTCCTCACACCAGTGACATTCTACTTCTACTTTACTAACATTCCTTATCCCATGGGATCTTGATAAATGTCGCCTATACAATGTAGTGTCGTAAAATTCTTCATCACACTCATCACATTCTTCGTACTCCCCATCCACACCTCGAGTGTGAACCTTCGTATGATGAACTATTAGATCTTCGGCACTGTCAAAATCTTTTTCACACTTGTCACAAACCGTATCTATATTGGTATAAGATGCCGATGAACTTGAGACGCTCATTACTTACCATGTAATTACGTCTTACATGCTATTTAAACTTTCGAACTAATCCCAACGCTGTCGTTTCTTGTCACTCGGAATGCGCTCACGGACCATCGAGCGGAGTGTTTTCATCTGACCAGCAACCTCACCTTCTTCAAACCCAACGTCGATGCAGAGGTTCTGGAAACCTTTCTCGTCCTCAATCCAACGATCGTCCTCTCGAGCAACTCGGTTGATAATTCCAAGAACAATCTGTTCAATGGAAAAGTGACCGAACGAGTTGATATGCATCACATCGAGCGTGAGGTGCTTAACTCGCTGCTTCTGATATCGAGTTAGATCAAGATGAGACGTGTAGGTATCAACAATCCGTCGCTTCCATTCCTCTCGGTTCTGCTGCTCACGACTCTTCCGATTGGATGAGTAAGCGTCGTACGGATCCTCACCTTCCTGCCAACGGAGCATCCGCTTATACTCATTCTTCCGACGCTGACTAACCTGAAGACTATCTATATCGTATTCGATAAACGAAGTATCGGTATTAGATCGACTGTCACGGCTCTCATACCGCTGCTCGTCGTACCGATCATCCCTCATATCATCTCGACTACCGTCATTTGCCTTCCGAGACAGATTATGCGATTCGACTCCCATATCTATTACTTACAGTTATCCTTACGCACCACAGACACATAAATGTTGCGACTTAGTTACCAGTTAATTTCAGAGGGGATATTAGATTGGTGTAGCTTTTCCAGCCCCTCTTCCCGTTTTAAGTGGGGGACTAATAGTGTCCGTAAGCTAACAACACGTCTCACAGAACACAACTAATATATAAAACAGTTGCGAGAATTGAGACAGTCGTGACAATCGTAGGTCTGTAATCGGAACATTAAAGTGCAAGTAACACGTAAGTAGTATAAGGAGGAGAGTATGGACTATTGGACTGATATACTCACTGAGAATGTTGGTGTAACATACTTCGAGGACCTTGATACTGGGGAGTATCAGGCTATTGTCTTCGCTGTGGGTGAAGCAAACGAAGATGATATCCCATTCGGATATCTCGACCATCGAGCAGCACAAATGCGCTTCATCAGAGAGTCTCGTAAGATGCGAGAGAGTGTTGACCGCAGACAACGAGTCCGTGACCGCATCGCTGAAGCGGGCTACGATCGTGACGAGATTCCACTGTGACTCGAACAATCCACGTTCCTGAAGGAGAAGAGGGGGATGAGGTTGTGATGCGATTGATTCCGAACCTATACAAGATGTCTCGAGGTCGCCAAAATTCGTGATGAACTACGCAAGTCAGTTTTGGACGGGCGAACACCGATATCAGGCTCTTGTACGGGAATATGAGAACAACATTGTCGTGACGCATCCTAATATCGTTACTGGGCGGAGCAAATGTGGATACTGCTACGGGTGTCCGTACCATGCAACTGATGTGAAATACTACGAGTACCAAGGACCATCAATATGACTGAATTACTATCAGATAGTTCGAGGGATGTAGAGATCGAAACAATTGACGTGTCTGATGTAGACGAGCTATACGTCGAATACGACGGCTACATCTACGTGGAAGGATGAGCCACGAAGAAATACCCCCATCGGAATGGGACGGGAGACACATTGATTTCGACGGGGAAGAAACGTGTAAAATATGTGGTGCTGAAGCAGAGACATTTGGATGTCCTAAATGTGGGGGATGGGAGTGTAGCGAATCTGGAGAGGTGTTATTTCAAGCGTGAGTCAGCACATCCGTATCGGTAATTATTACTGGCACAAGACTCGTGATGAGAACATACTTGTTACGCATCACGACTCTGCAAACTACGTCTGGTATAGAGGCGTCAAATCGAAGGACAACGCTGGAGTGATCGCCACAACCGACTGGATCGAGCAACAGCCGTATGACGAGCTACTCGGCTGTATTCAGATGGCTGACTACCCAGAGGAGAGCGAATGGCGTGAGATGCGTGTTGCGGTCCTCGAGCGGGACGACTACACGTGCCAGGGCTGTGGAACGAACGTGAATAGTTCAGCGCCGATCCACCACATCGTTCCATTAGGGTGTGGAGGAACCAACACGTTTCGCAACCTAATCACCCTCTGCGAGTCGTGTCACGGTAGGGTGCATGGCGGACCAATTTGATGGATACAACCGTGACTTTTATCAGTCTGTAGTACGTAGTAAGTATATGGGGAGTAAAAGATATGAAGATGAGGAGTTGCTTCGTAAAATGTATATTGATGATGAGATGAGTCAAAGTGAGATTGGTGATGAACTTGACTGTAGTGCCAGAACTATTGGGAGGAAATTGGATAAATACGATATAGAGGCTCGAGGACCAGGCGGTGCTGGAGTTCCGATAGCATCATATGTTCGAGATCCACGTGGATATCGTAAAGCATGGTGTAGAGATGATAACAAGGGAGTTTATATTCATCAACTCCTTGTGATTGCAAACGGAGAAGACCCCCATGCTGTCTTTGCAGATGGAACTGAAGTACATCATATAAATAAACATAAGCAAGATAATAGACCCTCAAACGTTAAATTGATGGTTGACATGGAACATCAAGCAGAACACATCATCGGTTGTAATTGGACTGGTGTATCGGTATGAAAGTTGAATGCACAAACTGCAATCGAGTGTGGTACGATAGAATGGAGTTAGAACAGCCTAACTATAGGAATTGGCGTTACTGTCCGTACTGTGGAGGTACGCTATGACATTCATTGCAGATGAATACACTGTAGAAGTATCTGGATTCAATATCGACTCTGATGAGCTAACAGAGGCTATAATGTCTGTAGATGGTGTTTATAAGTGTCCCATCAGACTACCTGAAAATGAGTGGTGGTGTAATGAAAGTGACATTCCCCGATGATGCATCTGATCGGTTTCATGCTCGTTCATGAATGAGCGTAACCCCTCCTAATCATATTTCTGGAACTTTTAAGCGGTAGGAAGGGCGCGGAAATTTGGGTGCAACTCGTCTCACAAAAATAATAATTTTTACAGTCATGGTGGCGGTTTCCATATATCTGCTATCGTTTTACAACACAGAGGGGGAATTAATGGACCCCAGTGGAACGAGCGTGCGACACCCCACCGAAGCTAATCTTGATGGGGGCCTTTCACTCGAGTTAGTGCCTGAATTAACTCGAGTTAGTCATTGAATGCATGTCTCATCATGGTACGCAGATAACACGGAGCGAACAGTGCCTTTTGTGTGAAACGGGGATACCCGAAACCATCGTAGTAGGATGCGGCCGCTCGTTGACCGACTATCTCAGTGAACAATAGCGGGCGAACGAAACGGGGATAGCGCCCCTTGATGTGTTCAAATTTCTTATACTCTCCCTCGAGCGAAAAGTCGGTATCACACTCGAGATGCCCAAACCAATCATGCACTGCTCGAGCCTTCACGTTATCTTCCCATGACATGTGTTCTGGAGTGGAACCACCACTGAACACCCGAAGCTCATTATCTCGAGCGACTGACTCTTTCATATCAGCGAAACTATCATAGGGATCCTCATCGGTCCATATGACTGGAACAGGAATGCGGTCGTACCAAACCGAATTCACTCGAGCGATCGTATCGTACGCACCTTGCACGAATGACTCGACATGATTCGGGTTGGTTGTGGCGTACCATCGTCCCAACACATCGCATAGGTCGGATTCAGTCAGATGTGTGTCCTCTCGAGCGATATCGTTGTTTCCTTCGAGATTCGTCGGTTTTACCGTCGTGTGTGCTTTGTACATTGGTGAATCACTGTGTTTTTGGTGGCTTGTTTAGGCTATCTTACGCGGATGTGCTTACCAGATAGCCCGCGACGAGTTGCCTCGTACTTACCACTTAGTGCATACACACATAAGGCTTTCGTTTCCCGCGTACGCAAGGCATGGCAGTCACTCGAGACAAGAGGATATTACTCGAGATAATAATTTGCGGATAAGAGTACACACCCATTGAACACTGTATTACACTCGTTGAGCCACTGCTACACACTCATAGAAAGCCATAGAATGCCCGTGGGTCAGTTTCTCCAGTCGATCCGACTGATTCCCTACGTTACGTGCATACCGCATACAAGCACATCGAATGAATCATGCACATTGTAGGGCGGTATAACTCACAGTTATATTCTCGAGACAAATAAAAAAGTCTCAGTTATCCCAGATATTCGTTTGGATTGTTAGAATAGTTTTCCACAACTTTCTTAGCTTCTTTGACAGTATCACATGCGCTTTGATCTAACACGTTCGTTTTTGCGTATCCATCCATTCCCGTATCTTCACCACTTGGATGATGAAGTGAAATTTCATAACAATTCGTTTTCTGAATCGACAGTGCAAATTTATCACGTTCGTATTCGGCAGAGTATGGCGGGAGCCCGTCAAATTCGTTCCAACCATCGGCGACTGCGTTTATTATCTGTCGTACGTCCGTATCTTTGTCTTGAGACATACATACCACTTACTTATACACACATATAAACTTACCGATTTCCTGGGAATGCGCCACAGTAATAACTCGGAGCCAAAAAATAACTGACTCTCCGCTACGGTTTCGGA containing:
- a CDS encoding HNH endonuclease, with amino-acid sequence MSQHIRIGNYYWHKTRDENILVTHHDSANYVWYRGVKSKDNAGVIATTDWIEQQPYDELLGCIQMADYPEESEWREMRVAVLERDDYTCQGCGTNVNSSAPIHHIVPLGCGGTNTFRNLITLCESCHGRVHGGPI